A single window of Flagellimonas maritima DNA harbors:
- a CDS encoding outer membrane beta-barrel family protein codes for MRHLYFLIFCFSISAVFGQDQFSLWGNVVDEHGNNVAVGDVLLYDESQENLIKYTQLYDGGFTFNAVVGNSYYLRISVLGFEDYETPFLLDKNIELEITLTESAEQLGEVEVVAAKNPITNKNGNLKIDVQNPVFSSIPDPLDVLAKLPNVQIAADRESISIIGKGNPLIYMGGQRITFEELTALSVDAIESIELIANPSAKYEAEGRAVLMVTRKRNSSKGVRMNVSETASFRRNFNNYINSNGSYSNGNWTIQGNFAYNDLGQWESHTFAFDIPEENIFSDYLVLIDLNKRKEINGGLGFFYPLKKDDYFSFNTTFRRQTNDAPIETETFVRSEAGEDNIVSDSENDNIKDYFSSNFNYNKKVAKNLNLFTGLQYSFYKQTLDTEISNNFNGDGFSLDEDRGQEYKINSLAFRVDLEHIISDNLNWELGANFNEARAGAFTEIQEISNNSATIFDFDYEERLHSGYTTLSGNIKKGIDYELGLRVEYNKVRSELKDQALPLVDRENTNLFPKASLNLQLDSTKTVSVNFARSISRPSFRGISTIRTFINPFLEAVNDVNLLPTLTNEVSANFQWKNKSINALYYRNTNTTNFTIQYDDTLERAILSTINFERESGFLVQLTLPYSHKKWTSTNTISLTYNKIEDSIATIGSTSPYLYAYSNQQFKIKKDISIAFGGWLLTKRQEGIFQRNGLLVLDATITKTFFEKLQCAIRLNDITQAMNFEERYSVNGVEAAGVYFVDAQEVAFSVKYDFGNTKKTKFKNKDVDENLGRIK; via the coding sequence TTGAGGCATTTGTATTTTCTTATTTTTTGTTTTTCGATTTCCGCTGTTTTTGGTCAAGATCAATTTTCGTTATGGGGTAACGTAGTTGACGAGCATGGAAACAATGTTGCGGTCGGAGATGTGCTCCTCTATGATGAAAGCCAAGAAAACCTGATCAAGTACACACAATTGTACGATGGTGGGTTCACTTTCAATGCCGTTGTCGGAAACAGCTATTATTTAAGAATATCCGTTTTAGGCTTTGAAGATTATGAAACGCCCTTTCTTCTCGATAAAAATATTGAACTGGAAATTACTTTAACGGAAAGTGCCGAACAATTGGGGGAAGTTGAGGTCGTAGCTGCCAAAAATCCAATTACCAATAAGAACGGCAATCTGAAAATCGATGTTCAAAATCCGGTATTCTCATCGATACCCGACCCGTTGGACGTATTGGCCAAATTGCCCAACGTTCAGATTGCGGCAGACAGGGAATCCATTTCAATTATTGGGAAGGGAAATCCATTGATTTATATGGGGGGTCAACGCATTACTTTTGAAGAATTGACCGCGCTTTCGGTGGATGCCATTGAAAGTATTGAGTTGATTGCAAATCCATCGGCAAAATATGAAGCGGAAGGAAGGGCGGTACTGATGGTTACCAGAAAGAGAAATTCAAGTAAAGGTGTAAGAATGAACGTTAGCGAGACGGCTTCGTTTCGACGGAACTTCAACAATTATATAAACTCAAATGGGAGTTATTCCAATGGAAACTGGACGATTCAGGGGAATTTTGCTTACAATGATCTGGGACAATGGGAAAGCCATACGTTTGCATTTGATATACCCGAAGAAAACATTTTTTCCGATTATCTGGTACTGATAGATTTAAACAAGCGTAAGGAAATAAATGGTGGCTTGGGATTTTTCTATCCCTTAAAAAAAGACGACTATTTTTCATTCAATACAACCTTCAGAAGGCAAACGAACGATGCCCCAATAGAAACGGAAACTTTTGTTCGAAGTGAAGCTGGGGAAGACAATATTGTCTCGGATTCTGAAAATGATAACATCAAAGACTATTTCAGCAGTAATTTTAACTACAATAAAAAAGTAGCCAAAAATCTCAATCTTTTTACAGGGCTTCAATACTCTTTTTATAAACAAACTTTGGATACCGAAATCTCAAACAATTTTAACGGTGATGGGTTTAGTTTGGATGAAGATAGGGGACAGGAATATAAAATTAATTCTTTGGCATTTCGGGTAGATTTGGAACATATTATTTCCGATAATTTAAACTGGGAACTTGGTGCGAATTTTAACGAGGCGAGAGCAGGTGCTTTTACCGAAATACAGGAGATATCCAATAACTCCGCAACTATTTTTGATTTTGATTATGAGGAGCGATTGCATTCGGGATATACCACATTGTCAGGAAACATAAAAAAGGGAATAGATTATGAATTGGGATTACGGGTCGAGTACAATAAGGTTAGGAGCGAACTTAAAGATCAAGCTTTACCTCTTGTTGACCGAGAAAACACCAACCTATTTCCAAAAGCAAGTTTGAACCTGCAACTCGATAGTACTAAAACCGTATCGGTAAATTTTGCACGTAGCATTTCACGTCCAAGTTTCAGGGGAATAAGTACCATTAGAACATTCATAAATCCTTTTTTAGAAGCCGTAAACGATGTCAATTTATTGCCAACATTGACCAATGAAGTATCTGCCAATTTTCAGTGGAAAAATAAATCCATCAATGCCTTGTATTACCGAAATACAAATACTACGAATTTTACCATTCAGTATGATGATACGCTTGAAAGGGCTATCTTATCCACGATTAATTTTGAAAGGGAATCTGGGTTTTTGGTACAATTAACATTGCCTTATTCCCATAAAAAATGGACCTCTACGAATACCATCAGTCTTACGTATAACAAGATCGAAGATAGCATAGCTACTATTGGCAGTACAAGTCCGTATCTGTACGCATATTCCAACCAACAGTTCAAAATAAAAAAAGATATTTCAATAGCCTTTGGCGGATGGTTGCTAACAAAAAGGCAAGAAGGTATTTTTCAGCGTAACGGCTTGTTGGTATTGGATGCGACGATTACAAAAACCTTTTTTGAAAAATTACAGTGCGCTATTCGATTGAACGATATTACACAGGCAATGAATTTTGAAGAACGCTATTCCGTAAACGGTGTGGAGGCGGCAGGGGTCTATTTTGTAGATGCGCAGGAGGTCGCGTTTTCGGTAAAATACGATTTTGGAAACACCAAAAAAACCAAATTTAAAAACAAGGACGTAGATGAAAATTTGGGAAGAATAAAATAG
- a CDS encoding prephenate dehydratase yields the protein MSLKVAIQGIRGSNHHQVAKDFFGDDIDLVECLSFDAIIQQLSNGAIDKGIMAIENSIAGSIIPNYNLVYHNNVHIIGEHYLNIHHNLMVLKGSSFEDIKEVHSHPMALLQCKEFFKKYPDIKLVEDVDTAETAKRIKEGQLTNIAAIAPRVAADLYDLDIIADEIQTIKNNATRFIILKKQNKVLPKEEINKASLRFITDHKRGSLATVLNVMSDCNLNLTKIQSLPVIETPWKYAFFVDVTFDEYDFFKKAKSLLEIMSEDFRVLGEYKNALQQ from the coding sequence ATGTCTTTAAAAGTAGCAATACAGGGAATAAGGGGGTCTAACCACCATCAAGTGGCAAAAGATTTTTTTGGGGATGACATTGATTTGGTGGAATGCCTTTCTTTTGATGCTATTATACAGCAATTATCCAACGGCGCTATCGATAAAGGAATAATGGCCATCGAGAATTCCATTGCCGGGTCTATAATCCCCAATTACAACTTGGTATATCATAACAATGTGCATATTATTGGCGAGCACTATTTAAATATTCACCATAACCTTATGGTGTTAAAGGGGAGTTCATTTGAGGATATTAAGGAAGTACATTCGCATCCCATGGCACTTTTGCAATGTAAGGAGTTTTTTAAAAAATATCCGGACATAAAACTGGTAGAAGATGTGGACACAGCAGAAACAGCTAAACGTATAAAAGAAGGCCAATTAACCAATATTGCTGCAATTGCTCCAAGAGTTGCTGCGGATCTATATGATTTGGATATTATTGCCGATGAGATTCAGACGATAAAAAATAATGCTACACGTTTTATCATTCTAAAAAAACAGAACAAGGTTTTACCAAAAGAAGAAATAAACAAGGCATCGCTACGATTTATAACAGATCATAAACGGGGAAGTTTGGCCACAGTTCTCAACGTTATGAGCGATTGTAACTTAAACCTGACCAAAATCCAATCCCTTCCCGTGATTGAAACGCCTTGGAAATATGCTTTTTTTGTCGATGTCACTTTTGATGAATATGATTTTTTCAAAAAAGCCAAATCCTTACTGGAAATAATGTCGGAGGATTTTAGGGTATTGGGAGAATATAAAAATGCATTGCAACAATGA
- the gldA gene encoding gliding motility-associated ABC transporter ATP-binding subunit GldA: MSITVSNISKSFGNQKALNNVSFSIQKGEIVGFLGPNGAGKSTMMRILTTYYKANSGEAEVNGHNVLTSEQRVQKSIGYLPEHNPLYLDMYVKEYLAFNADVYQVAKERIDIIIEQTGLTVEAHKKIGQLSKGYRQRVGLAAALLHDPDVLILDEPTTGLDPNQLIEIRKLIKEIGKEKTILLSTHIMKEVEAVCDRVIIINKGEIVADKKMDELREVEEQIIEVEFDYRVEEMLLNKLPNVTHVKNVGGFVYEVTFNTIKDMRPAVFDFAHDNELKTLQLSRKNKNLESLFTELTS; the protein is encoded by the coding sequence ATGTCCATTACAGTGAGTAACATCTCCAAAAGCTTTGGGAATCAAAAAGCATTGAACAATGTGTCCTTTTCTATTCAAAAAGGAGAAATTGTTGGCTTTTTGGGTCCTAATGGTGCTGGAAAATCTACCATGATGCGCATTTTGACTACATATTATAAAGCTAACTCTGGCGAAGCTGAGGTCAATGGACACAATGTTTTAACATCTGAACAGCGCGTACAAAAAAGTATTGGCTACTTACCAGAACACAATCCCCTTTATCTTGATATGTACGTGAAGGAATATCTCGCTTTTAACGCAGATGTATACCAAGTTGCCAAAGAACGGATCGATATTATAATCGAACAAACTGGACTTACTGTTGAAGCACATAAAAAAATAGGGCAGTTATCCAAAGGATACCGACAACGTGTTGGTTTGGCAGCCGCATTATTGCACGACCCAGATGTACTTATTTTGGACGAACCCACAACAGGGCTTGATCCCAACCAATTGATCGAAATTAGAAAACTCATCAAGGAAATTGGAAAAGAAAAAACTATATTACTTTCCACCCACATCATGAAAGAGGTCGAAGCGGTTTGCGATAGGGTTATCATCATCAATAAAGGAGAAATCGTCGCTGACAAAAAAATGGACGAGCTACGTGAAGTCGAGGAACAGATCATCGAGGTCGAGTTTGATTACAGGGTCGAAGAAATGTTGCTGAACAAGCTGCCAAATGTTACCCATGTTAAGAATGTAGGAGGCTTTGTTTATGAGGTTACGTTCAATACTATAAAAGATATGCGACCGGCAGTTTTTGATTTTGCCCATGACAATGAGCTAAAAACATTGCAGTTAAGTAGAAAAAACAAAAATCTAGAAAGTCTTTTTACCGAATTGACAAGCTAG
- a CDS encoding nucleotide pyrophosphohydrolase, producing MHIENAQNAVDDWIKNHGIRYFNELTNMAQLTEEVGEVARIIARRYGEQSEKESDKSKDLGEELADVLFVVLCLANQTGINLQDAFDRKLDLKTKRDHDRHQNNEKLK from the coding sequence ATGCATATAGAAAACGCACAAAATGCCGTTGATGATTGGATTAAAAACCACGGAATTCGCTATTTTAACGAACTCACTAACATGGCACAGCTTACAGAGGAAGTAGGCGAAGTGGCACGGATCATTGCTAGACGGTATGGCGAACAAAGTGAGAAAGAATCCGATAAATCCAAAGACTTGGGCGAGGAACTGGCCGATGTGCTATTTGTGGTACTCTGTTTGGCAAACCAGACAGGAATAAATCTGCAAGACGCTTTTGATAGAAAATTGGACCTAAAGACAAAACGCGATCACGATAGGCACCAGAATAACGAAAAGCTTAAATGA
- a CDS encoding head GIN domain-containing protein, giving the protein MKRIFTLFALFISANMFSQRMIDTEVGDFNEIKVFDLIEVNLIQSDENKIVIKGRNVDDIKWMNKKGVLKLRMQLDKKFTGEDTLIEVHYTDLNIIDGNEGAKITCNEMVKKSKIELRAQEGAKIHIGMDVDYADIRAVTGGIVEASGLAKNQTVVLNTGGIFEGRELRTSNTDLKISAGGEADVFASEQIDIKVKAGGDVHVYGNPKKVYKNTFVGGRVYIED; this is encoded by the coding sequence ATGAAAAGAATATTTACGCTTTTTGCCCTTTTTATTTCTGCAAATATGTTTTCCCAACGTATGATCGATACGGAGGTTGGGGATTTTAATGAAATCAAGGTTTTTGATTTGATCGAAGTGAATCTCATTCAATCCGATGAAAATAAAATTGTTATCAAGGGAAGGAATGTAGATGACATTAAATGGATGAACAAAAAAGGCGTGCTAAAACTAAGAATGCAACTGGATAAAAAATTCACTGGAGAGGATACGCTAATAGAAGTACACTATACCGATTTGAATATAATTGATGGTAATGAAGGTGCTAAGATTACATGCAATGAAATGGTGAAAAAGAGCAAAATTGAGTTGCGAGCCCAAGAAGGAGCCAAGATACACATTGGAATGGATGTGGATTATGCGGATATAAGAGCGGTAACCGGTGGTATCGTAGAAGCATCTGGTTTGGCAAAAAACCAAACCGTGGTGCTAAACACTGGCGGTATTTTTGAAGGTCGCGAACTCCGAACCTCAAATACGGATCTAAAGATTTCTGCAGGGGGTGAAGCCGATGTCTTTGCTTCCGAACAGATTGATATCAAAGTAAAGGCCGGTGGGGATGTACATGTATATGGCAATCCAAAAAAAGTGTACAAGAATACTTTTGTTGGCGGAAGGGTCTACATTGAAGATTAG
- a CDS encoding prephenate dehydrogenase yields the protein MNLTIIGVGLIGGSFAKDFKKLYPDSNIAGIDKNELNGKKALELGIIDEIGNYSTLATSDIVFVSIPVNSLTSELPKILDAVSEDAVVMDAGSTKKLICKTVDGHPKRRNFLACHPIAGTEFSGPSAAINGLYEGKTNIICEVEKTAFKLQEKALEIFQKMKMRIRYMNPDAHDKHIAYVSHLSHISSFMLGKTVIEKEKNERDIFDMAGSGFESTVRLAKSSPDMWTPIFEQNKENVIETLEEYIQNLETFKKLLINNDFENVYEEMNNTNRIKQILKGIPLTK from the coding sequence ATGAACTTAACGATTATTGGGGTTGGATTGATTGGAGGGTCTTTTGCAAAAGACTTTAAAAAACTATATCCCGATTCAAACATAGCAGGCATTGACAAGAATGAATTGAACGGCAAAAAAGCGTTGGAGCTGGGAATTATCGATGAAATAGGCAACTATAGTACTTTGGCAACTTCAGATATTGTTTTCGTAAGTATTCCAGTAAATTCCTTGACATCAGAGTTGCCAAAAATTCTAGATGCTGTTAGTGAGGATGCAGTGGTGATGGATGCGGGCTCTACGAAAAAGCTGATTTGCAAGACCGTGGATGGGCATCCAAAGCGAAGAAACTTTTTGGCTTGTCACCCTATTGCAGGAACAGAGTTTTCAGGACCTTCTGCTGCAATAAACGGATTGTATGAGGGCAAGACCAACATAATCTGTGAGGTGGAAAAAACCGCTTTCAAGCTTCAAGAAAAAGCACTGGAAATATTTCAAAAGATGAAGATGCGTATCCGCTACATGAATCCTGATGCACATGATAAGCACATTGCTTACGTATCGCACTTATCGCACATCAGTTCATTTATGTTGGGGAAGACCGTAATCGAAAAGGAGAAGAATGAGCGCGATATTTTTGATATGGCAGGCAGTGGTTTCGAAAGTACCGTGCGTTTGGCAAAAAGCTCCCCTGATATGTGGACGCCGATTTTTGAACAGAACAAGGAAAACGTAATCGAAACCTTGGAAGAATACATTCAAAACCTGGAAACGTTCAAAAAACTTCTCATAAATAACGATTTTGAAAATGTTTATGAAGAAATGAACAACACCAATAGAATAAAACAAATACTAAAAGGAATACCGCTTACAAAGTAA
- the dtd gene encoding D-aminoacyl-tRNA deacylase, whose product MRAVVQRVTSASVTVDGKVISKIENGLLILLGIEDADCKDDIEWLSKKIVNLRIFNDEAGVMNRSVMDIEGDVIVVSQFTLYAATKKGNRPSYIKASKPEIAIPIYENFIKRVELELGKKVGTGIFGADMKVELLNDGPVTIFIDTKNKE is encoded by the coding sequence ATGAGAGCGGTAGTACAACGAGTAACCAGTGCAAGTGTTACGGTAGATGGCAAAGTGATTTCCAAAATTGAAAATGGATTACTGATTTTACTGGGAATCGAAGATGCAGATTGCAAAGACGACATTGAGTGGTTATCAAAAAAAATAGTGAATCTTCGTATTTTTAACGATGAAGCAGGAGTGATGAATCGCTCTGTTATGGATATAGAAGGGGATGTAATCGTAGTAAGTCAATTTACGCTCTATGCGGCTACAAAAAAAGGGAATCGGCCTTCCTATATCAAAGCTTCGAAACCAGAAATTGCAATACCTATTTATGAGAATTTTATAAAGCGTGTTGAGTTGGAATTGGGAAAAAAAGTGGGTACTGGAATATTTGGTGCAGATATGAAAGTCGAGCTTTTAAATGATGGACCTGTTACCATATTTATTGATACAAAGAACAAGGAATAA
- the rsgA gene encoding ribosome small subunit-dependent GTPase A, giving the protein MKGIVYKSTGSWYTVKAEDENFYKCRIKGKFRIKGIKSTNPVAVGDNVVFKLENIGDETVGVISEIGDRKNYIIRKSVNLSKQTHIIAANLDHVFLLVTLNNPQTFTSFIDRFLVTAEAYEIPAVILFNKMDTYNDNEMAEVNHLVALYKSIGYHCEEIAAEVGTNVEFVKELMKDKTSMFSGHSGVGKSTLINAIEPGLELKTAEISEQHLQGQHTTTFAEMYDLSFGARIIDTPGIKGFGIVDMEQDEIGDYFPEFFKLKPQCKFNNCLHLDEPKCAVKDALENDEISWSRYRSYVQMMTGEDENYRVDVYK; this is encoded by the coding sequence GTGAAGGGCATTGTTTATAAATCTACTGGAAGTTGGTATACCGTTAAGGCAGAAGATGAAAACTTTTACAAATGTCGCATAAAAGGAAAGTTCCGTATTAAGGGCATAAAAAGTACTAATCCGGTAGCAGTGGGTGACAATGTTGTATTTAAATTGGAGAATATCGGAGATGAAACCGTAGGTGTAATTTCAGAGATAGGAGACCGAAAAAATTATATTATACGCAAATCGGTCAACCTTTCAAAACAAACCCATATAATCGCTGCTAATTTAGACCATGTTTTTTTATTGGTAACCCTAAACAATCCACAAACATTTACCAGTTTTATCGACCGATTTTTAGTAACAGCAGAGGCATATGAAATTCCAGCAGTTATTTTGTTCAACAAGATGGATACCTATAACGATAACGAGATGGCCGAAGTGAATCATTTGGTAGCGTTATACAAGAGTATTGGATACCACTGTGAAGAAATTGCAGCAGAAGTAGGAACAAATGTAGAGTTTGTTAAAGAATTGATGAAAGATAAAACGAGCATGTTTTCCGGGCATTCCGGGGTAGGAAAATCTACACTAATCAATGCGATTGAACCAGGACTTGAACTAAAAACGGCTGAGATATCCGAACAGCACCTGCAGGGGCAGCATACCACCACTTTTGCAGAAATGTACGATCTTTCTTTTGGTGCCAGAATCATAGATACCCCAGGCATCAAGGGTTTTGGCATAGTAGATATGGAACAGGATGAAATTGGGGATTATTTTCCAGAGTTTTTTAAACTGAAACCACAATGCAAGTTCAATAACTGCTTGCATCTGGATGAACCAAAATGTGCCGTAAAGGACGCTTTGGAAAATGATGAAATATCTTGGAGCAGATATAGAAGTTATGTTCAGATGATGACGGGTGAAGATGAAAACTATAGAGTGGATGTTTATAAATAA
- a CDS encoding bifunctional 3-deoxy-7-phosphoheptulonate synthase/chorismate mutase type II produces MENSKEMRKWLDDMALPHPLVIAGPCSAETEDQVLKIAHNLKDTDVNYYRAGIWKPRTRPGNFEGVGAIGLKWLQKVKDETGLKTATEVANRAHVDLALEHDVDLLWIGARSTVSPFIVQEIADALEGTDKIVLIKNPVNPDLSLWLGAVERLYSADIKNLGVIHRGFSTYEKTKYRNIPEWQLAIELQSKFPDLPIINDPSHITGKRDMIFDVSQTALDLNFDGLMIETHYDPDNAWSDAAQQVTPQRLVQIMNDLRIRKETDEEAEYNSKLNNLRAQIDVIDNQLIDTLGKRMKVSDGIGKLKKQRNVAVLQSNRWNAILGKMILEGESQGLSEEFVLRMFKAIHQESINHQEKIINK; encoded by the coding sequence ATGGAGAATTCAAAAGAAATGAGAAAATGGTTGGATGATATGGCCTTGCCACATCCATTGGTCATTGCAGGCCCCTGTAGTGCCGAGACCGAAGACCAAGTCCTGAAAATTGCACATAATCTAAAAGATACCGATGTTAATTATTACCGTGCCGGAATCTGGAAACCCAGAACACGACCAGGTAATTTTGAAGGAGTAGGGGCCATTGGATTAAAGTGGTTACAAAAGGTAAAGGACGAAACAGGTCTAAAAACTGCTACGGAAGTCGCCAATCGCGCACATGTAGATTTGGCGTTGGAACATGATGTGGATTTGTTGTGGATTGGTGCACGTTCTACGGTAAGCCCTTTTATCGTCCAAGAAATTGCAGATGCACTGGAAGGAACCGATAAGATTGTGCTTATCAAGAATCCGGTAAATCCAGATTTATCACTTTGGTTAGGGGCCGTGGAGCGATTGTATTCTGCCGATATTAAGAATTTAGGTGTAATACATAGGGGCTTTTCAACCTATGAAAAAACAAAATACCGTAATATTCCTGAATGGCAATTGGCAATTGAGCTACAGTCCAAATTTCCGGATTTGCCCATAATCAATGACCCAAGCCACATTACGGGGAAACGTGATATGATTTTTGATGTATCACAAACTGCTTTGGATTTAAATTTTGATGGACTGATGATAGAGACGCACTATGACCCGGACAACGCATGGAGCGATGCTGCCCAACAGGTGACCCCTCAAAGGTTGGTCCAGATCATGAACGACCTTCGTATTAGAAAAGAGACCGATGAAGAAGCGGAATACAATAGCAAATTGAATAACTTAAGGGCCCAAATAGATGTTATCGACAATCAGCTGATAGACACCTTGGGAAAACGCATGAAAGTCTCTGATGGTATCGGAAAGCTAAAGAAACAAAGGAATGTGGCCGTCCTGCAATCCAACAGATGGAATGCCATATTGGGCAAAATGATTCTTGAAGGGGAATCCCAAGGGTTGAGCGAGGAATTTGTTTTACGAATGTTCAAGGCGATTCACCAAGAATCGATCAACCATCAAGAAAAGATTATCAATAAGTAG
- a CDS encoding pyridoxal phosphate-dependent aminotransferase, with the protein MITADRLHSVQEYYFSKKLREVRGLINQGKPIINMGIGSPDLPPSKEAVSTLQNVLEDNKAHQYQSYQGLPELREAMANFYASRFKVHVDANTELLPLMGSKEGIMHISLAFLNVGDAVLIPNPGYPTYSSVTNLIGAKPIMYDLTAENGWLPNIKALEKTDLSKVKLMWISYPNMPTGAKIDRAKMEELVAFAEAKDLLIVNDNPYSFVLNDNPTSILQIEGAKKVALELNSLSKTFNMAGWRVGMVLGSSEHITAVLKVKSNMDSGMFYGIQKGAITALESGGDWFEKLDEVYRKRRKLMFLLVDKLDATYDKDAAGMFIWAKLPEGSKSSEAFIDELLYSKDIFIAPGTIFGSNGEGYIRFSLCVEEEKIKEAIERFK; encoded by the coding sequence ATGATTACAGCAGATAGGTTACATAGCGTCCAGGAGTACTACTTCTCAAAAAAACTAAGGGAAGTCCGTGGTTTGATCAATCAGGGAAAACCTATTATAAACATGGGTATCGGTAGTCCAGATTTGCCACCTTCAAAAGAAGCGGTAAGTACATTACAGAATGTTTTGGAAGATAACAAGGCACATCAATACCAAAGCTATCAAGGATTACCGGAACTGCGGGAAGCCATGGCCAATTTTTATGCTTCGCGTTTTAAGGTACATGTGGATGCCAACACCGAACTTTTGCCATTGATGGGTTCCAAAGAGGGAATCATGCACATCAGCTTGGCATTTTTGAATGTGGGCGATGCGGTTTTGATACCAAATCCAGGGTATCCAACCTATAGTTCTGTTACAAATTTAATCGGGGCAAAACCGATTATGTACGATTTAACGGCAGAGAACGGATGGTTACCAAATATAAAAGCTTTGGAGAAAACGGACTTGTCCAAGGTGAAGTTAATGTGGATAAGCTATCCCAATATGCCTACAGGAGCCAAAATTGATAGGGCGAAGATGGAAGAATTGGTTGCCTTTGCCGAAGCGAAGGATTTACTCATCGTCAATGACAACCCATACAGTTTTGTACTCAACGATAACCCTACCAGTATTTTACAGATAGAAGGTGCAAAGAAAGTTGCATTAGAACTGAATTCCCTTAGCAAGACCTTCAATATGGCCGGTTGGCGAGTGGGTATGGTGTTGGGAAGTTCGGAGCACATTACGGCAGTTTTAAAGGTTAAAAGTAATATGGATTCCGGTATGTTTTATGGAATTCAAAAAGGAGCGATCACTGCCCTTGAAAGTGGTGGTGATTGGTTTGAAAAATTGGACGAGGTATATAGAAAACGTAGAAAACTAATGTTTCTATTGGTCGATAAACTTGACGCTACCTACGATAAAGATGCTGCGGGCATGTTCATTTGGGCAAAATTGCCCGAGGGGTCAAAATCTTCCGAAGCATTTATAGATGAATTATTATACAGCAAAGATATTTTCATTGCTCCGGGAACTATTTTTGGCAGCAATGGAGAAGGATATATACGATTTTCACTTTGTGTGGAAGAAGAAAAAATAAAGGAAGCAATAGAAAGATTTAAGTAA